One Triticum dicoccoides isolate Atlit2015 ecotype Zavitan chromosome 4B, WEW_v2.0, whole genome shotgun sequence genomic window carries:
- the LOC119290879 gene encoding 17.4 kDa class I heat shock protein-like, which produces MSLIRRSNVFDPFSLDLWDPFDGFTFGSDGSGSLVPRTSSDTVAFAGARIDWKETPVAHVFKADVPGLKKEEVKVEVEDGNILQISGERNKEQEEKTDTWHRVERSSGKFLRRFRLPENAKAEQVKASMENGVLTVTVPKEEAKKPEVKSIQISS; this is translated from the coding sequence ATGTCGCTGATCCGTCGCAGCAACGTGTTCGACCCCTTCTCCCTCGACCTCTGGGACCCCTTCGACGGCTTCACCTTCGGCTCCGACGGCAGCGGCAGCCTCGTCCCGCGCACCTCCTCTGACACGGTGGCCTTCGCCGGCGCGCGGATCGACTGGAAGGAGACGCCCGTGGCGCACGTGTTCAAGGCGGACGTGCCAGGGCTGAAGAAGGAGGAGGTGaaggtggaggtggaggacggcAACATCCTCCAGATCAGCGGCGAGCGGAACAAGGAGCAGGAGGAGAAGACCGACACGTGGCACCGCGTGGAGCGCAGCAGCGGCAAGTTCCTGCGCAGGTTCAGGCTCCCGGAGAACGCCAAGGCGGAGCAGGTGAAGGCGTCCATGGAGAACGGCGTGCTCACCGTCACCGTGCCCAAGGAGGAGGCCAAGAAGCCCGAGGTCAAGTCCATCCAGATCTCCAGCTAG